A genomic region of Palaemon carinicauda isolate YSFRI2023 chromosome 11, ASM3689809v2, whole genome shotgun sequence contains the following coding sequences:
- the LOC137649492 gene encoding uncharacterized protein produces the protein MENRELKISRKKTEYLRLKNGEIGEVSSQGERLKRVENFMYLGSTVAEVGDYGAEINHRIQAVWKNWGKMHGVLCEGKIRVKLEDRVHRKIVRPAMMYGAETWAIKKTEEKKLDVAEMRMLRWMCEVTRRDKIWNEVIRGTIGVREVSGKIQEGRLRWYGHEKR, from the coding sequence atggaaaatagagaattgaagatcagcaggaaaaagacagagtatttgagattgaaaaatggggagattgGGGAAGTTAGttcacaaggagagagattgaaaagagttgaaaatttcatgtatttaggatcaacagttgcagaggttGGTGATtatggggcagaaataaaccacagaatacaagcagtatGGAAGAATTGGGGGAAAATGCATGGAGTACTATGTGAAgggaaaataagggttaagttggAAGATAGAGTACACAGGAaaattgtgagaccggcaatgatgtatggagcggagacgtgggcaataaagaagacagaagagaagaaactggatgtggcagagatgagaatgttgagatggatgtgtgaggtgacaagaagagataagatatggaatgaggtgaTTAGGGGTACCATAGGAGTTAGAGAAGTATCAGGTAAGATCCAAGaaggtagactgaggtggtatggtcatgaaaagagatga